The following proteins come from a genomic window of Actinomycetota bacterium:
- a CDS encoding hydantoinase/oxoprolinase family protein translates to MSESGDHLGLGIDCGGTCTDAVVYGLDCGEVLASAKYPTSHHDLTRCIDGVLGSLPDGLLRRARLACLSTTLATNAIVEGRGGKACLVLLGYDAAANVSPFGARVVRLAGGHDVRGEETEPLDEDGLRAAARGSDAWADAFAVSGYFSVRNPAHEIRARDIISRETGKPVVCGHELSMQLDAPRRATTAAINARLIPLITGLIFSVQVILERRGIRCPLMVVRGDGTLMGSEMALERPVETILSGPAASVVGALALSGRREGVVIDIGGTTTDIAWVQGGLPPINSDGAVVGDLATRVEAIDIRTVGLGGDSWIKLSRGGGLELGPRRVLPFAMLPHGEVVLEALARIAESRSRWSVPDMLTFWVRTEDGDPAVTASAPDGLMDMLEKGPLSLLELKSSDLGPEASLRLMNLEHQGAVMRASLTPTDIFNACGESCVGEAAVSRAAVETAAALVGASPAELIARVKGAARESIARQVLVFLLGLDGRDRTLLERWMRGEKDRGVQLGLSLEAPILAAGAPAALFLAPVASFLSCECAVPPHMEVANAVGAVAGVVSHREEVTLRRQPDETYRAFAPDGRYDFPDLPAATAAAVEKATSLAMEAARRAGAGEIELDEHTDDFSIADPAGNPAVLERRVTVRAYGRPRMRA, encoded by the coding sequence ATGAGCGAGAGCGGCGATCACCTGGGCCTGGGCATCGATTGCGGCGGCACCTGCACCGACGCCGTCGTATACGGCCTCGACTGCGGCGAGGTGCTGGCATCCGCCAAGTATCCCACCAGCCACCATGACCTCACGCGCTGCATAGACGGGGTCCTGGGCAGCCTGCCCGACGGGTTGCTTAGGCGGGCACGCCTGGCCTGCCTGTCCACTACCCTTGCCACCAATGCCATCGTCGAAGGCCGGGGAGGCAAGGCTTGCCTCGTACTCCTCGGCTATGATGCCGCGGCCAACGTCTCGCCCTTCGGGGCGCGGGTGGTCCGCCTCGCGGGAGGACACGACGTGCGGGGAGAGGAGACGGAGCCACTGGACGAGGACGGCCTGCGCGCGGCCGCCCGCGGCAGCGACGCCTGGGCCGATGCCTTCGCCGTGTCCGGGTACTTCAGCGTGCGCAATCCCGCCCACGAGATCAGGGCCCGCGATATCATCTCCCGCGAGACCGGCAAGCCGGTGGTCTGCGGGCACGAGCTCTCCATGCAGCTCGACGCCCCCCGCCGCGCCACCACCGCGGCCATCAACGCCCGCCTCATCCCCCTCATAACCGGTCTCATCTTTTCCGTCCAGGTGATCCTGGAGAGGCGCGGCATCCGCTGCCCCCTCATGGTGGTGCGCGGCGACGGCACCCTCATGGGTTCGGAGATGGCCCTGGAGCGTCCGGTGGAGACCATCCTGTCGGGACCCGCGGCCTCCGTGGTCGGCGCCCTGGCCCTGTCGGGGCGGCGCGAGGGCGTGGTCATCGACATCGGGGGCACCACCACCGATATCGCCTGGGTCCAGGGCGGTCTTCCTCCCATCAACAGCGATGGGGCCGTGGTGGGCGACCTGGCCACGCGGGTGGAGGCCATCGACATCCGCACCGTGGGCCTGGGGGGCGATTCCTGGATCAAGCTCTCCCGCGGCGGCGGCCTGGAGCTGGGTCCTCGCCGCGTGCTTCCCTTCGCCATGCTCCCCCACGGCGAAGTTGTGCTGGAGGCGCTGGCACGGATCGCGGAGTCCCGCTCCAGGTGGTCGGTGCCGGACATGCTCACTTTCTGGGTGAGGACGGAAGACGGCGACCCCGCGGTTACCGCTTCAGCTCCGGACGGGCTCATGGACATGCTGGAGAAGGGGCCGCTCTCGCTTCTCGAGCTGAAGTCATCCGACCTGGGCCCGGAGGCATCACTGCGCCTCATGAACCTGGAACACCAGGGAGCGGTCATGCGCGCTTCCCTCACCCCCACCGACATCTTCAACGCCTGCGGGGAATCATGCGTGGGTGAGGCCGCCGTCTCGCGTGCCGCCGTGGAGACCGCCGCGGCCCTGGTGGGCGCGTCCCCCGCCGAACTCATCGCCAGGGTGAAGGGCGCGGCGAGGGAATCCATCGCCAGGCAGGTGCTCGTCTTCCTGCTCGGCCTGGACGGCAGAGACCGCACCCTGCTGGAGAGATGGATGCGCGGCGAGAAGGACCGCGGGGTCCAGCTGGGTTTGAGCCTGGAGGCCCCCATCCTGGCGGCGGGAGCTCCCGCCGCGCTCTTCCTGGCGCCGGTGGCCTCGTTCCTGTCCTGCGAGTGCGCGGTGCCGCCGCACATGGAGGTGGCCAACGCCGTGGGCGCGGTGGCCGGGGTGGTCAGCCACCGCGAGGAGGTCACCCTCAGGCGCCAGCCCGACGAGACCTACCGGGCCTTCGCGCCGGACGGGAGGTATGACTTTCCCGACCTCCCGGCGGCTACCGCGGCGGCGGTGGAGAAGGCCACTTCCCTGGCCATGGAGGCGGCGCGGCGGGCGGGCGCGGGGGAGATCGAACTGGACGAGCATACCGACGATTTCAGCATCGCCGATCCCGCGGGCAACCCCGCGGTGCTGGAGCGCAGGGTGACCGTCCGCGCCTACGGCCGCCCCCGGATGCGGGCTTGA
- a CDS encoding GNAT family N-acetyltransferase, producing MCIREASEKDITELNRVIRASFHDVAERYALTLENCPTHPSFCTEQWIGEAMAAGTWFFILEDGGAVCGCAALERAEPDACYLERLAVLPERRRMGHGKSLVSHVLEEARAAGALRVEIGIIAAQDELRDWYLEQGFRETGRKSFKHLPFEVAFMACRL from the coding sequence ATGTGCATCCGTGAAGCATCAGAAAAAGATATAACCGAGCTGAACCGCGTCATCCGCGCTTCTTTCCACGACGTCGCGGAGCGCTACGCTCTGACGTTGGAGAACTGCCCCACCCACCCGTCCTTCTGTACGGAACAGTGGATAGGAGAGGCTATGGCCGCAGGGACCTGGTTTTTCATCCTGGAGGACGGCGGGGCGGTATGCGGCTGCGCCGCCCTGGAACGGGCTGAGCCCGATGCCTGCTACCTGGAGAGGCTGGCGGTTCTGCCGGAGAGGCGGCGCATGGGCCACGGGAAAAGCCTGGTCAGCCACGTCCTGGAAGAGGCGCGGGCGGCTGGCGCCCTGCGCGTGGAGATAGGCATCATCGCCGCCCAGGACGAGCTGAGGGACTGGTATCTGGAGCAAGGTTTCCGGGAGACGGGACGGAAGAGCTTCAAGCACCTGCCCTTCGAGGTGGCCTTCATGGCCTGCCGCCTGTAG
- a CDS encoding amidohydrolase family protein, producing the protein MRDAAKNVTKTMAKLGTLLALCAVLEPFVRERHNRSEKRPGVVWSPGPGEAFILKNAEVVDVLTGTVLHKRGLLIRDGRIEEILTEKKTAALEGVKVLDAAGSYVIPGLINAHCHMLLTATLSFTPGVFAAMGRQIERNFEDCITHGVTTVRDVGSLPLLLRRYVERIEDGDLLGPRVYYAGSFINAPGGYPAFIPALPPQVADKVGDFGIGVRTPAEAIEAVEKNAAAGASLIKTAFDDRTLFLGQKPLPILDDASLRAVVEAAHERGMKVSAHHRFRAGFLRGIAFGLDGMEHLPSDAVLQDADVEAFVAGDNYIVPTVQVGWALCGVSRDDPYLDDPRVRQVLANRLEVVKAFYMTLCEPAVHKALMAFEKTYRDPATQEKRHRPFTLESKIFTEAVVKGSENLNKLYHAGALIGCGNDGGTPQSFPGGLGMEMVIMESMSDMKPLDVLQAATINNARILGVEDDLGTVARGKLADLVLLPGNPLDSMHHVMNPCAVFKGGKLAFATHQPELMVSP; encoded by the coding sequence ATGCGTGATGCCGCCAAGAACGTCACCAAGACGATGGCGAAGCTAGGGACGCTGCTCGCCTTATGCGCGGTTCTGGAGCCCTTCGTCAGGGAACGCCACAACCGTAGTGAGAAACGCCCTGGCGTGGTGTGGTCTCCCGGACCCGGAGAGGCGTTTATCCTCAAGAACGCCGAGGTGGTTGACGTGCTCACCGGCACGGTATTGCACAAGCGGGGACTGCTTATCCGAGACGGCAGGATCGAGGAGATACTAACCGAGAAGAAGACGGCCGCGCTGGAGGGCGTGAAGGTCCTGGACGCCGCGGGCAGCTACGTCATACCCGGATTGATCAACGCCCACTGCCATATGTTGCTGACGGCGACCCTCTCCTTCACGCCGGGGGTATTTGCCGCCATGGGCAGGCAGATCGAGCGCAACTTCGAGGATTGCATCACCCACGGCGTGACCACGGTGAGGGACGTGGGGTCCCTGCCGCTGCTGCTGCGCCGTTACGTAGAACGCATCGAGGACGGCGACCTGTTGGGGCCGCGTGTATATTATGCGGGGTCGTTCATCAACGCCCCGGGAGGATACCCCGCGTTTATCCCCGCCCTGCCGCCGCAGGTCGCGGACAAGGTCGGGGATTTCGGGATCGGGGTGAGGACGCCCGCAGAAGCGATAGAGGCGGTGGAGAAGAACGCCGCGGCGGGCGCCAGCCTGATCAAGACCGCCTTCGACGACCGCACCCTCTTCCTGGGGCAGAAGCCGCTGCCCATCCTGGACGACGCTTCCCTGCGGGCGGTGGTGGAGGCCGCGCACGAGCGGGGGATGAAGGTATCGGCCCACCACCGTTTCCGCGCCGGTTTCCTGCGCGGCATCGCCTTCGGGCTAGACGGCATGGAGCACCTTCCCTCCGATGCGGTGCTCCAGGACGCGGACGTCGAGGCCTTCGTGGCTGGGGACAACTATATCGTCCCCACAGTTCAGGTGGGCTGGGCGCTGTGCGGCGTCAGCAGGGACGACCCTTACCTCGACGATCCCCGGGTACGGCAGGTACTGGCCAACCGCCTGGAGGTGGTGAAGGCTTTCTATATGACCCTGTGCGAACCGGCGGTGCACAAGGCCCTCATGGCCTTTGAAAAGACCTACCGCGATCCCGCCACCCAGGAAAAGCGCCACCGCCCCTTCACGCTGGAATCCAAGATATTCACGGAAGCGGTCGTGAAGGGGAGCGAGAACCTCAACAAGCTGTACCACGCCGGCGCCCTCATCGGTTGCGGCAACGACGGGGGGACGCCCCAGAGCTTCCCGGGCGGCCTGGGCATGGAGATGGTCATCATGGAGTCGATGTCGGACATGAAGCCCCTCGATGTCCTGCAGGCCGCCACCATAAATAACGCCCGCATCCTCGGAGTGGAAGACGATCTGGGCACGGTGGCCAGGGGGAAACTGGCCGACCTGGTGCTGCTGCCGGGGAACCCGCTGGACAGTATGCATCACGTGATGAATCCCTGCGCCGTCTTCAAGGGGGGGAAACTGGCCTTCGCCACCCACCAGCCGGAACTCATGGTCAGCCCTTGA
- a CDS encoding NAD(P)/FAD-dependent oxidoreductase has translation MGKEFDAVIVGAGLGGLTAAARLLGDGLRVLVVESDPHPGGTAYTYRRKGFGFPMGPLGFSSPGVVGDVLRQVGIEDGPQLVRVHYRLHAFGLEAPLSLPYGEMITALAALFPREEAAISRFFGHMQGISAQRERLVREGASSARREESISGAAYLDRLVVDWRLRRILGSMGSREPYSGTTLLAAMWSLLCDQGIHYPEGGLRRLSDTLAAGLGWEPGAGWNADSGDTRSSLGGGSLLLRTRVAGIAVEGGRAAGVVLADGTRLEAGAVISNADFKATLTRLVPREAVPGDLYEAVSSARQTSSNLQVCLGLDGARADLSAFRDASRIIYRRDTGGAPPDDDGPDWDAPETDPHALAGEELEAALLSADDPSLAPGGRAVLVIRVAVPHRHFARFRPAPRRRTPGYFAYKAGLAAALVKEVAVMVPGLEGAVLCMDVATPLTFEERGGRSEGAVAGWSWDFSEGEAGSTELIRTPVAGLYMAGYQAYSMLALGGVPSAMLSGLKAAEYLLAGAGPVSAMPIPGAPVA, from the coding sequence ATGGGAAAGGAATTCGACGCGGTGATCGTGGGTGCGGGCCTCGGCGGCCTCACCGCGGCGGCGCGCCTGCTCGGGGATGGGCTGAGGGTGTTGGTAGTCGAATCCGACCCCCACCCCGGCGGCACCGCCTACACCTACCGGCGCAAGGGTTTCGGCTTCCCCATGGGTCCCCTGGGTTTCAGCAGCCCGGGCGTGGTGGGGGACGTGCTGCGGCAGGTCGGGATAGAGGACGGGCCGCAGCTGGTGCGCGTCCATTACCGCCTGCACGCCTTCGGCCTGGAGGCGCCCCTGTCCCTGCCCTACGGGGAGATGATCACCGCACTTGCCGCCCTGTTCCCGCGCGAGGAGGCGGCCATCAGCCGCTTCTTCGGCCACATGCAGGGCATAAGCGCTCAGCGCGAGCGCCTGGTGAGAGAGGGTGCGTCGAGCGCCCGCCGTGAGGAGTCCATCAGCGGCGCCGCCTACCTGGACAGGCTGGTGGTTGACTGGAGGCTGCGCCGCATCCTCGGCAGCATGGGCAGCCGGGAACCCTACTCCGGCACGACCCTGCTCGCGGCCATGTGGTCGCTCCTCTGCGACCAGGGCATACACTACCCGGAGGGCGGCCTGCGCCGTCTCTCCGATACCCTCGCGGCCGGGCTCGGCTGGGAACCCGGCGCCGGGTGGAATGCGGACAGCGGCGACACCCGGTCCTCCCTTGGCGGAGGCAGCCTGCTGTTACGCACCCGGGTGGCAGGCATCGCGGTTGAGGGCGGCAGGGCCGCGGGCGTGGTGCTGGCGGACGGCACGCGCCTGGAGGCCGGCGCGGTGATATCCAACGCGGATTTCAAGGCCACACTGACGCGGCTCGTACCCCGGGAAGCCGTACCCGGCGATCTTTACGAGGCGGTATCGTCCGCGCGGCAGACCTCCTCAAACCTGCAGGTATGCCTGGGGCTGGACGGCGCGCGGGCGGACCTCTCGGCGTTCCGGGACGCAAGCCGCATCATCTACCGCCGTGACACCGGAGGTGCGCCGCCGGATGATGACGGGCCGGACTGGGACGCGCCGGAGACCGACCCCCATGCCCTGGCGGGAGAGGAACTGGAAGCAGCGCTGCTCTCGGCGGACGACCCTTCTCTCGCGCCCGGCGGCCGTGCCGTGCTGGTCATCCGCGTGGCCGTGCCCCACCGCCACTTCGCCCGCTTCCGGCCGGCGCCGCGGCGCCGGACCCCCGGGTACTTCGCGTACAAGGCGGGCCTGGCGGCCGCGCTGGTGAAAGAGGTGGCCGTGATGGTGCCCGGCCTGGAGGGCGCCGTCCTCTGCATGGACGTGGCCACCCCCCTCACCTTCGAGGAGCGGGGGGGCCGCAGCGAGGGAGCGGTGGCCGGCTGGTCGTGGGACTTCTCCGAGGGCGAGGCCGGGTCCACAGAACTCATCCGCACCCCCGTCGCCGGCCTGTACATGGCCGGATACCAGGCCTACTCCATGCTGGCCCTGGGCGGAGTGCCCTCGGCCATGCTCAGCGGCCTCAAGGCCGCGGAGTACCTCCTCGCCGGCGCGGGTCCCGTGAGCGCCATGCCCATCCCCGGCGCCCCGGTGGCCTGA
- a CDS encoding CoA-binding protein has protein sequence MSSRERNEACADLCPFFTPRGVVIVGARRSPGFGFILPLAMRRQGWGDRIHLVNPAGGELHGFPLYKTIADVPAGPDLAVVIVPAHVVPQALAEIGESGIRHAIIESAGFTETGEEGRALQEEARNTAARYGIRVIGPNCVGVINTANRLSTVEVVEEAFTPGPVAVIAQSGVFGNILLDGLYQKGLFISKAVTLGNRMDVNECEVLDYLHRDPDTSVIMMYLEGAADGRLLKHTLGRVTRDKPVLVLKSGRTGAGRQATASHTGSMSGEDELYEAVFRQSGAIRARSLDELVDVARVFATQPLPPGNRLGVVTSSGSLGALATDAAVESGLMLPALDTASVEKVRGTAPQWMNVRNPLDVGPSGQFMPAMTALLEDPNMDMVLSIAVMPFAVFREFSQRGISVKDWLGTAPELRDLAPHKPVVLCSLGDQGFISDLDEAIGPDVPVLTSPESAARALAALYHYKTMRGKRAG, from the coding sequence ATGTCTTCGCGGGAAAGAAACGAGGCGTGCGCGGACCTCTGCCCTTTCTTCACTCCAAGAGGGGTTGTCATCGTGGGGGCGCGGCGGTCGCCGGGTTTCGGTTTCATCCTCCCCCTGGCCATGCGGCGCCAGGGGTGGGGGGACCGCATCCACCTGGTCAATCCGGCGGGGGGCGAGCTGCACGGGTTTCCCCTGTATAAGACCATCGCCGACGTCCCGGCCGGGCCCGACCTGGCGGTGGTCATCGTGCCCGCGCACGTGGTGCCGCAGGCACTGGCGGAGATAGGGGAGAGCGGGATCAGGCATGCGATCATCGAGAGCGCGGGTTTCACCGAGACCGGGGAGGAAGGGAGGGCGCTGCAGGAGGAGGCCAGGAACACCGCGGCCCGATACGGTATCCGGGTCATCGGCCCCAACTGCGTGGGGGTGATCAACACCGCCAACCGGCTTTCCACCGTGGAGGTGGTAGAAGAGGCGTTCACCCCGGGGCCGGTGGCGGTCATCGCCCAGAGCGGGGTATTCGGCAACATCCTCCTGGACGGCCTGTACCAGAAAGGGCTTTTCATCTCCAAGGCGGTCACCCTGGGCAACCGCATGGACGTCAACGAATGCGAGGTCCTGGACTATCTCCACCGGGACCCGGACACCTCCGTGATCATGATGTACCTGGAGGGAGCGGCGGACGGCCGGCTGCTCAAACATACCCTTGGCCGGGTCACCCGGGACAAGCCGGTGCTGGTGCTCAAGAGCGGCCGCACCGGTGCCGGACGGCAGGCCACCGCCTCCCATACAGGCAGCATGTCCGGGGAGGATGAGCTCTACGAGGCGGTCTTCCGGCAATCCGGCGCCATCCGGGCCCGCAGCCTGGACGAACTGGTGGACGTGGCACGTGTCTTCGCCACTCAACCCCTGCCGCCGGGCAACCGCCTCGGGGTGGTCACATCCAGCGGCAGCCTGGGCGCGCTGGCCACGGATGCGGCCGTTGAATCGGGGCTGATGCTGCCGGCGCTTGACACCGCATCGGTGGAGAAGGTGCGCGGCACCGCCCCGCAATGGATGAACGTGCGCAATCCCCTGGACGTGGGGCCGTCCGGCCAGTTCATGCCGGCAATGACCGCGCTGCTTGAGGACCCCAATATGGATATGGTGCTCTCCATCGCGGTCATGCCCTTCGCGGTCTTTCGGGAGTTCTCACAGCGGGGGATTTCGGTCAAAGACTGGCTGGGGACGGCACCGGAGCTGCGCGACCTTGCCCCCCACAAGCCGGTTGTTCTGTGTTCCCTTGGAGACCAGGGGTTCATCTCCGACCTCGACGAGGCTATCGGACCGGACGTGCCCGTGCTCACCTCTCCCGAATCCGCCGCCCGGGCACTGGCCGCGCTATATCACTACAAGACGATGCGCGGGAAGAGGGCCGGCTGA
- a CDS encoding trypsin-like peptidase domain-containing protein, which yields MERNLRLISGEALEEEDGLVPRPVPDEDGYLLDAYSSAVSGAAERVSPAVVNIAVTQKAQKRAKPGSPPAREAQGTGSGFVFTGDGFILTNSHVVQGARKVDVTLPDGRCLQADIVGDDPDTDLAVVRISAPALDPVCMGDSHLLRVGQLVVAVGNPYGFQCTVTAGVISALGRSLRSRSNRLIDNVIQTDAALNPGNSGGPLVNSRGEVIGVNTAIIYPAQGLCFAIAVNTAKFVAGRLIQYGRVKRSYIGAAGQDISLNRRVVRYHDLSVSRGFLVTQVEPDSPAAQAGVKEGDIIVAFNGCPVAGVDDLHRMLTEETIGVASNLTVIKRANKRDVEIVPAERKARQ from the coding sequence ATGGAGAGGAACCTGAGGCTCATCTCCGGGGAAGCCCTGGAGGAAGAGGACGGACTCGTCCCCCGGCCCGTCCCCGATGAGGACGGTTACCTGCTGGACGCCTACTCCAGCGCCGTCTCCGGCGCGGCGGAGAGGGTTAGCCCGGCGGTGGTCAATATCGCCGTCACCCAGAAGGCACAGAAACGCGCCAAGCCGGGAAGCCCGCCCGCGCGGGAGGCCCAGGGCACCGGCTCCGGTTTCGTCTTCACCGGCGACGGATTCATCCTCACCAACAGCCACGTGGTGCAGGGAGCGCGCAAGGTCGACGTCACCCTGCCGGACGGCAGGTGCCTGCAAGCGGACATCGTGGGCGACGATCCCGACACCGACCTGGCCGTGGTGAGGATAAGCGCACCCGCCCTGGACCCCGTGTGTATGGGCGATTCGCATCTGCTGCGAGTGGGCCAGCTGGTGGTGGCGGTGGGCAACCCCTACGGCTTCCAGTGCACGGTCACCGCCGGGGTGATCAGCGCGCTGGGACGCTCCTTGAGGTCGCGTTCGAACCGGCTCATAGACAACGTCATCCAGACCGACGCCGCCCTCAACCCGGGCAACTCCGGGGGCCCCCTGGTGAACTCGCGCGGCGAGGTCATCGGCGTGAACACGGCCATCATCTATCCCGCCCAGGGGCTGTGCTTCGCCATCGCCGTGAACACCGCCAAGTTCGTGGCCGGCAGGCTCATCCAGTACGGACGGGTGAAGCGCTCATACATCGGGGCGGCGGGACAGGACATCTCCCTTAACCGGCGGGTGGTCCGCTATCACGACCTCTCGGTGAGCCGCGGGTTCCTGGTCACCCAGGTGGAGCCGGACAGCCCGGCAGCGCAGGCGGGCGTCAAGGAGGGGGACATCATAGTCGCTTTCAACGGCTGTCCCGTGGCCGGCGTGGACGACCTGCACCGCATGCTCACCGAGGAGACCATAGGGGTGGCCTCTAACCTCACGGTGATCAAGCGGGCCAACAAGCGGGACGTCGAGATAGTCCCGGCGGAGAGGAAGGCGCGGCAATAA
- a CDS encoding lysophospholipid acyltransferase family protein, which produces MWWRYVFIRPLFAIGGRTDKYNLKVSGTENVPKYGPFIVVSNHQSSLDIIAVSLALKPALTHSHMWPWAKKDIERGKEGIMGWALWKVFGVIPIDREKKDHSEAILLSLKYLRRGELVFVFPEGTRSRPKQLKPFQFGVANLARAAPAPILPVATYRRDGDGGIQVNIGRLFTLPPKRRMYEVLEGIEGKAESHFIQQVEVLRQWADTVPKDRKGMKLISRMVKIVTDFVSRQDIPFDLFFRLAEEEDNEYIRDRVFELLPDDWQKVEPDGKPKPLSIIRRD; this is translated from the coding sequence ATGTGGTGGAGATACGTCTTTATCCGCCCCCTGTTCGCAATCGGGGGCAGGACGGATAAATATAACCTCAAGGTCTCCGGCACCGAGAACGTGCCAAAGTACGGGCCTTTCATCGTGGTCTCGAACCACCAGAGCAGCCTGGACATAATCGCCGTCTCCCTTGCCCTCAAGCCAGCCCTCACCCACAGCCATATGTGGCCCTGGGCGAAGAAGGACATAGAACGGGGCAAGGAGGGGATAATGGGCTGGGCCTTGTGGAAGGTCTTCGGGGTCATACCCATCGACCGCGAGAAAAAGGACCATTCCGAGGCTATCCTCCTCAGCCTGAAATACCTGCGCCGAGGTGAGCTGGTCTTCGTCTTCCCGGAGGGGACGCGAAGCAGGCCCAAGCAACTGAAACCCTTCCAGTTCGGGGTGGCCAACCTGGCCCGCGCGGCTCCAGCGCCCATCCTGCCGGTGGCCACCTACAGGAGGGATGGGGACGGCGGCATCCAGGTCAACATCGGCAGGCTCTTCACCCTGCCGCCCAAGAGAAGGATGTACGAAGTGCTGGAAGGTATCGAGGGGAAGGCGGAGAGCCACTTCATCCAGCAGGTGGAGGTGCTGCGCCAGTGGGCGGACACCGTGCCCAAGGACAGGAAGGGCATGAAGCTCATCTCCAGGATGGTGAAGATCGTCACCGATTTCGTGTCGCGCCAGGACATACCCTTCGACCTCTTCTTCCGCCTGGCGGAGGAGGAGGACAACGAGTATATCAGGGACCGGGTGTTCGAGCTGCTGCCGGACGACTGGCAGAAAGTGGAACCGGATGGCAAGCCCAAGCCGCTCTCCATCATCAGGAGAGACTGA
- a CDS encoding C45 family autoproteolytic acyltransferase/hydrolase codes for MLWTIEAKDDFGYGLAAARGRERLFRAVLGQAGLWLKRRGADPALAAAKARRHLGLLAERYPAHLERICGLARAIGADPVDVAMGELALASCAGTGCTNFTAVPPATCDGKVYVSWNFDLPPWFRTIVGRMPLYVRDIAGCKPYVCMGLPVLFGIGVMNGDGLSSCVNSVGAMDSGEGLTFFELNNLAMETQSTVDGAVGVWRDNPREVVPGLAIAIIMNANSIFADANGDAAVIEHSHNHMAVEKAAGHGGVLASANHHQFLDRSLSGGAVPGIEPLITGSYARLARMWELLERFKGNIDLAAVRMITTDHGLNYSTLGEFGIEPSIYGERVDDATICCHPWNFFRHLRRLELVEAMVEMNVARTLNNILMDPGRCTIYITPGNPCRKQYVPVWVGDALRMEWADKARQEIDYAPEWRPRSYAKRLDPLFRRPAATSVSDRLRSIALGIFAGLDRLMESLLAAD; via the coding sequence ATGCTCTGGACCATAGAGGCCAAGGACGATTTCGGCTACGGTCTGGCGGCGGCGCGCGGGCGGGAGCGCCTCTTCCGGGCGGTGCTCGGTCAGGCGGGGCTATGGTTGAAAAGAAGGGGGGCCGACCCGGCCCTGGCGGCGGCGAAGGCGCGGCGCCACCTGGGCCTGCTTGCGGAGCGCTACCCCGCCCACCTGGAGCGCATATGCGGACTGGCCCGCGCCATCGGGGCCGATCCTGTCGATGTGGCCATGGGCGAGCTGGCGCTGGCGTCTTGCGCCGGCACCGGGTGCACCAACTTCACCGCCGTGCCCCCCGCGACCTGCGACGGCAAGGTCTACGTCTCATGGAACTTCGACCTGCCGCCCTGGTTCCGCACCATCGTCGGCAGGATGCCCCTCTACGTCAGGGACATCGCGGGATGCAAGCCCTACGTTTGCATGGGGCTACCGGTGCTCTTCGGCATCGGGGTCATGAACGGCGACGGCCTGTCGTCCTGCGTGAACTCGGTGGGGGCCATGGACAGCGGCGAGGGCCTCACCTTCTTCGAGCTCAACAACCTGGCCATGGAGACCCAGTCCACCGTGGACGGGGCGGTGGGCGTATGGCGGGACAACCCGCGCGAGGTCGTGCCCGGGCTGGCCATCGCCATCATCATGAACGCCAATAGCATCTTCGCGGATGCAAACGGCGACGCGGCGGTCATCGAACACTCCCATAACCACATGGCGGTGGAGAAAGCGGCCGGGCACGGCGGGGTGCTGGCCTCGGCCAACCACCACCAGTTCCTGGACCGTTCCCTCTCCGGCGGCGCCGTCCCCGGGATCGAGCCCCTGATCACCGGCTCCTATGCGCGCCTGGCTCGCATGTGGGAGCTGCTGGAGAGGTTCAAGGGAAACATAGACCTCGCCGCCGTCCGCATGATCACCACCGACCACGGCCTCAACTACTCCACCCTGGGCGAGTTCGGCATCGAGCCCAGCATCTACGGGGAGCGCGTGGACGACGCCACCATCTGCTGCCACCCCTGGAACTTCTTCCGCCACCTGCGCCGCCTGGAGCTGGTGGAGGCAATGGTGGAGATGAACGTGGCCCGGACCCTCAACAACATCCTCATGGACCCCGGGCGCTGCACCATCTATATCACCCCCGGTAACCCCTGCCGTAAACAGTACGTGCCCGTATGGGTGGGGGACGCCCTGCGCATGGAGTGGGCCGACAAGGCCAGACAGGAGATAGACTATGCGCCGGAGTGGCGGCCGCGGAGCTACGCGAAACGCCTCGATCCCCTGTTCCGCCGTCCGGCCGCCACTTCGGTCAGCGACCGCCTGCGCTCCATCGCATTGGGGATCTTCGCCGGGCTGGACCGCCTCATGGAATCCCTCCTCGCCGCGGATTGA